A genomic region of Marinobacter sp. NP-4(2019) contains the following coding sequences:
- a CDS encoding glutaredoxin family protein, with protein MRIIIRYFFRALRLVLTPFMLLSEKLSTPKGITRSAEQQALVDEASKDLALYQFTACPFCIKVRKEIARLGLNIETRDAQHDQQHRAALEAGGGQIKVPCLKIRQDDGSERWLYESDDIRAWLRERFESGDPVLSH; from the coding sequence ATGAGAATCATTATTCGTTATTTTTTCCGCGCCCTGCGCCTTGTCCTGACGCCGTTCATGCTGCTCAGCGAAAAGCTCAGCACGCCCAAAGGCATCACCCGCAGTGCTGAACAGCAGGCCCTGGTCGACGAGGCCAGCAAGGATCTCGCCCTGTACCAGTTCACAGCCTGCCCATTCTGCATCAAGGTACGCAAGGAAATCGCCCGGCTGGGTCTGAACATTGAAACCCGCGATGCTCAGCATGACCAGCAGCATCGTGCCGCGCTGGAAGCTGGCGGCGGTCAGATCAAGGTGCCTTGCCTGAAGATTCGTCAGGATGATGGCAGTGAGCGATGGCTGTACGAGTCTGATGACATCAGGGCATGGCTGCGGGAACGATTCGAGTCGGGTGACCCCGTACTCAGCCATTAA
- a CDS encoding MOSC domain-containing protein, with translation MPEQTPLQTLLDTLPQTGRVEWIGIRPARGEAMEALDSVAVTPGNGLEGDRFKGRETSKRQVTLIQKEHLHAIASCLHREAIAPEVFRRNIVVSGLNLLALKGKRFRIGTVVLEYTGLCHPCSKMETVLGPGGYNAMRGHGGITASVVEGGELAVGDEVQAWL, from the coding sequence ATGCCTGAACAAACCCCACTGCAGACCCTGCTCGACACCCTCCCCCAAACCGGCCGGGTGGAATGGATCGGCATCCGCCCTGCTCGTGGTGAAGCCATGGAAGCGCTCGACAGCGTAGCGGTCACACCAGGCAACGGTCTGGAAGGCGACCGATTCAAGGGCCGCGAGACCAGCAAGCGGCAGGTCACCCTGATTCAGAAAGAGCACCTGCATGCCATCGCCTCCTGCCTGCACCGGGAGGCCATCGCACCTGAGGTTTTCCGGCGCAACATCGTGGTGTCTGGCCTGAACCTGCTGGCCCTGAAAGGCAAACGATTCCGCATCGGAACTGTGGTGCTGGAATATACAGGCCTATGCCACCCCTGCAGCAAAATGGAAACGGTGCTGGGGCCCGGCGGTTACAACGCCATGCGCGGGCATGGGGGTATCACGGCGAGCGTTGTTGAGGGAGGTGAGTTGGCAGTGGGTGATGAGGTGCAAGCCTGGCTTTGA
- a CDS encoding gamma-glutamylcyclotransferase family protein — translation MKYFAYGSNMSLLRLRARVPSAERIGMFTLVEHSLRFHKWSRKDKSAKCDALFTGNPEDFVIGALFEIPRDEKGPLDRAEGLGFGYDEKRVTVTDALGNSLDAFTYCATSTDPSLLPHSWYLNHVIVGAKETGVSADYLDAILATRSQEDPDRKRDARERAIYD, via the coding sequence ATGAAGTATTTTGCTTACGGATCGAATATGTCACTCCTCAGATTAAGAGCCAGGGTTCCTAGCGCGGAGCGAATCGGTATGTTCACGCTCGTGGAGCATTCCCTTCGGTTTCATAAGTGGAGCAGGAAAGACAAATCCGCAAAATGCGACGCACTGTTTACCGGAAATCCGGAGGACTTCGTCATTGGCGCACTGTTTGAGATACCTCGCGACGAGAAAGGCCCGCTGGACAGGGCTGAGGGTTTGGGCTTCGGTTACGATGAAAAGCGGGTCACGGTTACGGATGCTCTCGGGAATTCCCTTGATGCTTTTACCTACTGTGCAACGTCAACGGATCCATCTTTGTTGCCTCACTCCTGGTATTTGAATCACGTCATCGTTGGTGCGAAAGAAACAGGGGTTTCCGCTGATTACCTTGATGCCATTTTAGCCACGCGAAGCCAGGAAGACCCTGATCGGAAACGAGATGCGAGAGAGCGGGCAATCTACGATTAA
- a CDS encoding FKBP-type peptidyl-prolyl cis-trans isomerase has translation MPIEKNQVVLFHYSVRDEQGNVVEDSHGGEPNAYLHGHGGIIRGLEEALEGRDAGDTFSVTVTPEKAYGPRKADAVQRVPIKHLMGAKRWKPGMIAQVQTEQGPRHVVVAKVGHKFADVDTNHPMAGKTLTFDIEIIEVRDADAEEIAHGHAHGPGRHH, from the coding sequence ATGCCAATCGAAAAGAATCAGGTGGTCTTGTTTCACTACAGCGTCCGTGATGAACAAGGCAACGTCGTTGAAGACTCCCATGGCGGCGAGCCGAATGCCTACCTGCACGGCCACGGTGGCATTATCCGAGGCCTGGAAGAGGCCCTGGAAGGTCGCGACGCTGGCGATACGTTCAGTGTCACCGTCACTCCGGAAAAAGCCTACGGTCCACGCAAGGCCGATGCTGTTCAGCGCGTGCCGATCAAGCATTTGATGGGTGCCAAACGCTGGAAACCGGGCATGATCGCTCAGGTGCAAACCGAACAGGGCCCGCGCCATGTGGTCGTCGCCAAGGTCGGCCACAAGTTTGCCGATGTCGACACCAACCATCCGATGGCCGGTAAAACCCTGACCTTTGATATCGAAATCATTGAAGTACGGGATGCCGATGCGGAAGAAATAGCGCACGGCCACGCCCATGGGCCGGGTAGGCATCATTGA
- a CDS encoding type II toxin-antitoxin system RelE/ParE family toxin — translation MIKSFKCKHTEELVKTGKTRRFNAIQRTAERKLQQMLSAEALKDLKSPPGNRLEPLSGDREGQHSIRINDQWRLCFRWTDEGAEDVEIVDYH, via the coding sequence ATGATCAAGAGCTTTAAGTGCAAGCACACAGAGGAGCTTGTAAAAACAGGTAAGACTCGGCGTTTCAATGCAATCCAGCGAACGGCCGAGCGTAAGTTACAGCAGATGCTAAGCGCTGAAGCTCTTAAAGATTTAAAGTCTCCGCCCGGGAATAGACTTGAGCCGCTTTCTGGAGACAGAGAGGGGCAACACAGCATCCGGATCAATGACCAGTGGCGATTGTGTTTCCGCTGGACAGATGAAGGGGCGGAAGACGTGGAGATTGTTGATTACCACTAA
- a CDS encoding glycine zipper domain-containing protein, with protein sequence MKMKSLLVFLSLSATSLGAVADDTADAALGGGIGGAIGAAIGNEVGGRDGAILGGAVGAATGTAIATKDHREDYRDHDRRRHDYDDRRSYRKFGGHFCPPGQAKKGNC encoded by the coding sequence ATGAAAATGAAATCACTGCTCGTTTTTTTATCTCTGAGTGCCACCTCATTGGGGGCCGTTGCGGATGATACAGCCGACGCCGCGCTAGGTGGCGGTATTGGCGGAGCAATTGGGGCTGCCATCGGCAACGAGGTAGGTGGCAGAGATGGTGCTATTCTCGGCGGTGCCGTCGGTGCGGCAACCGGAACAGCCATTGCCACCAAAGATCATAGAGAAGACTATCGCGACCATGATCGCCGTCGTCATGACTACGACGATCGCCGGTCTTACCGGAAGTTTGGTGGCCATTTCTGCCCACCGGGCCAGGCGAAAAAGGGCAACTGCTGA
- a CDS encoding transposase codes for MPRRARVIVPGFPHHIVQRGHNRQPVFVERRDFEYYLANLQEWKQVYELEVFSYCLMTNHVHLVVQANDNLTAIPQLMKRMAGRQTRFVNALEKRSGSLWEGRYKISPIDTDAYLLACCRYVELNPVKAGMVDKPELYEWSSYCARVGVSHCQWLDEPDTFRALAGSHQMRIEAYRQFVEQEDASSSDELIRTAINSNKLTGGNKFVDEIENRIGIRVETRKPGRPVSKK; via the coding sequence ATGCCAAGGCGGGCTAGGGTGATTGTGCCCGGTTTTCCCCACCATATTGTCCAGCGCGGCCATAACCGCCAACCTGTGTTCGTCGAGCGCCGCGACTTTGAGTACTACCTCGCAAACCTTCAGGAATGGAAACAGGTCTATGAGCTGGAGGTGTTCAGCTATTGCCTGATGACGAACCATGTTCATCTGGTCGTTCAGGCAAACGACAATCTGACCGCAATCCCTCAATTGATGAAGCGTATGGCTGGGCGTCAAACACGCTTTGTAAATGCCCTCGAAAAACGCAGTGGTTCTCTCTGGGAGGGGCGCTACAAGATTAGCCCAATTGATACTGATGCCTACCTGTTGGCTTGTTGTCGCTATGTGGAGCTCAACCCTGTTAAAGCAGGGATGGTGGATAAACCTGAGTTGTATGAGTGGTCGAGCTATTGTGCACGGGTCGGGGTGTCACATTGCCAATGGCTGGATGAGCCCGACACCTTTCGGGCACTGGCAGGCAGTCACCAGATGAGGATTGAAGCCTATCGGCAGTTTGTTGAGCAGGAAGATGCTTCGTCGTCAGATGAATTGATTCGTACTGCGATCAATAGCAATAAACTGACCGGCGGCAACAAGTTCGTGGATGAAATTGAAAACCGTATCGGTATCAGAGTTGAAACTCGTAAGCCGGGGAGGCCTGTATCTAAAAAATAG
- a CDS encoding succinylglutamate desuccinylase: MSRSNTLDYLNNPSPQTLGRSPLEWLNRLQRPTVVRVAGRDPSRTRAMATLLHGNEPSGLFAIHRWLLEQHTPEVNLLFLLGGVRPAKIPPILSLRQRPGGRDLNRCFKEPFEGEEGAIAEAMLAELQTANPECLLDVHNTSGTGPAFAVTITNDAAHQALASLFTDRLIMTDLRLGALMEYSEQEVPTVTIECGGSQDDHAHQLAYEGLVRYASQPDVLSLEKTEWNVAVLRNPIRVELAPDATIEYRLTPSGQADLTFPPDIEHRNFGIVSPDEPLGWVGQKGLDVLTAISHNRAENMEQVLQIKDGRIYPAQALKAFMITTNPVIAKSDCLFYAVKATGDPIF; this comes from the coding sequence ATGAGCCGCTCGAACACCCTGGATTATCTCAACAACCCGTCACCCCAGACCCTGGGCCGCTCGCCCCTGGAGTGGCTGAACCGGCTGCAACGGCCCACGGTGGTTCGCGTTGCCGGCCGCGATCCTTCCAGGACCCGGGCCATGGCAACGCTGCTTCACGGCAACGAACCCTCAGGGCTGTTCGCGATTCACCGATGGCTACTGGAGCAGCACACCCCGGAGGTCAACCTGCTGTTCCTTCTGGGCGGCGTCCGTCCCGCGAAAATCCCGCCGATACTTTCGCTGCGCCAACGGCCGGGCGGACGTGATCTGAACCGGTGCTTCAAAGAACCGTTTGAAGGAGAGGAAGGCGCCATAGCCGAGGCCATGCTGGCCGAGCTTCAGACAGCCAACCCGGAGTGCCTGCTGGACGTGCACAACACCTCAGGCACGGGCCCTGCCTTCGCTGTGACCATCACCAACGACGCTGCCCATCAAGCGCTGGCGTCGCTCTTTACTGACCGGCTGATCATGACGGATCTTCGCCTGGGCGCACTGATGGAATATTCCGAGCAGGAGGTTCCCACCGTGACCATTGAGTGTGGCGGGTCTCAGGATGATCACGCGCACCAACTGGCGTACGAAGGGCTTGTTCGGTATGCCTCACAGCCAGACGTGCTATCGCTGGAAAAAACGGAATGGAACGTTGCTGTACTGCGCAATCCGATTCGGGTGGAGCTGGCGCCCGATGCGACTATCGAGTACAGGTTAACGCCCAGTGGGCAGGCGGACCTCACGTTTCCGCCCGACATCGAACACCGCAATTTCGGGATTGTGTCGCCGGATGAGCCTCTCGGATGGGTTGGACAAAAAGGCCTGGACGTTCTCACGGCGATCAGCCACAACCGGGCCGAGAACATGGAACAGGTGCTTCAAATCAAGGATGGGCGAATCTACCCTGCCCAGGCCCTCAAGGCCTTCATGATCACCACCAACCCGGTGATTGCGAAGAGCGATTGCCTGTTCTATGCGGTCAAAGCAACTGGCGATCCCATTTTTTAA
- a CDS encoding HigA family addiction module antitoxin: MVTVGMRPIHPGEILLEDYLEPLGMSVNALSKELYVPAQRLNEIVRERRGVTADTAMRLARYFGTTEQFWLNLQTDYDLRRVRAEKSDQIKKLIKPRKSDHEAA, translated from the coding sequence ATGGTTACTGTAGGTATGCGCCCTATCCATCCAGGAGAGATTTTACTTGAGGATTACCTTGAGCCTCTTGGCATGAGTGTGAATGCGCTTTCAAAAGAACTTTATGTTCCTGCACAGCGCCTGAACGAGATTGTTCGCGAGCGTCGTGGTGTGACCGCGGATACGGCCATGCGTTTGGCTCGTTACTTTGGGACTACTGAGCAGTTTTGGCTCAATCTGCAGACCGATTATGATCTGCGTCGTGTCCGTGCGGAGAAATCCGATCAAATCAAGAAGCTCATCAAGCCTCGAAAGTCTGATCACGAGGCTGCCTGA
- a CDS encoding TetR/AcrR family transcriptional regulator gives MSKRDDILTTALRLFNEHGYQAVGVDTIRDEANVSKMTLYNHFRNKDKLVEEVLKLRHQRFKDSLEASLDSITGAKEKLREVFNWHTRWFFSPDFFGCMFIRATGEYHNAEGMVLISQDHKQWIACLLEDIFHEIEVDDPASVARFFQTTLDGMIINASIFHTFDRINEVWQMLCRYVGLPYEPLQPPR, from the coding sequence ATGAGCAAGCGAGACGATATTCTTACGACCGCGCTTCGCCTTTTCAACGAGCACGGCTATCAAGCGGTTGGTGTGGATACAATCCGGGACGAAGCAAATGTTTCCAAAATGACGCTCTATAACCATTTTAGAAACAAGGACAAGCTGGTCGAAGAAGTCTTAAAGCTTCGTCACCAGCGATTCAAGGACTCGCTCGAAGCGTCACTCGATTCAATCACCGGCGCAAAAGAGAAGCTGCGAGAAGTGTTCAATTGGCACACGCGCTGGTTCTTTTCTCCGGACTTTTTTGGCTGCATGTTTATCCGCGCTACGGGGGAATACCACAATGCTGAAGGCATGGTCTTGATTTCTCAGGACCACAAACAATGGATTGCCTGCCTGCTTGAAGACATCTTTCATGAGATCGAGGTGGACGACCCGGCGAGCGTCGCCCGATTCTTCCAAACGACACTCGACGGCATGATCATCAATGCCAGCATCTTTCACACTTTCGACAGGATAAACGAGGTGTGGCAAATGCTATGTCGTTACGTTGGTCTACCGTACGAACCCCTACAGCCTCCTCGATAG
- a CDS encoding nucleoside 2-deoxyribosyltransferase, protein MPNPKRIYLAGPEVFFPATEHQAIVAEKKRLLREYGFEGVDPLDTELAFSDDEAKPERGLRIYQANRELMDSCDAIIANLTPFRGISADPGTVFEVGYMIGQGKPAFGFTLDSRRYRERAGSTELDELSHTIEDFAMSDNLMIEGGISESGGQLFAADQPGEHRFFSAELFRRCVRALADA, encoded by the coding sequence ATGCCAAACCCCAAACGCATCTACCTCGCTGGCCCGGAAGTATTCTTCCCCGCCACGGAACACCAGGCCATCGTAGCCGAGAAAAAACGCCTGCTCCGGGAATACGGATTTGAGGGTGTGGATCCACTCGACACGGAGCTGGCATTTTCAGACGATGAAGCAAAACCCGAGCGCGGGCTGCGGATCTACCAGGCCAACCGCGAACTGATGGACAGCTGTGATGCCATCATCGCCAACCTGACCCCCTTTCGCGGCATCAGCGCGGACCCGGGTACCGTCTTTGAGGTGGGCTACATGATCGGACAGGGCAAGCCCGCCTTCGGATTCACCCTGGACAGCCGACGCTACCGGGAACGAGCAGGCTCAACCGAGCTGGACGAACTGAGCCACACCATTGAGGACTTTGCGATGAGTGACAACCTGATGATCGAGGGCGGAATCAGCGAATCCGGTGGTCAGCTATTCGCGGCAGACCAACCAGGCGAACACCGGTTCTTCTCGGCGGAACTCTTCCGCCGCTGCGTGCGAGCGCTGGCCGATGCCTGA
- a CDS encoding DUF3010 family protein → MIVCGVELTGSDAVVCLLNMDRGQFNLPECKVRKLSLPKNHSREDLQRFQAAFAALMAEYGVARVAIKERMPKGKFAGGAISFKMEAAIQLITGTELAVTLLPPALIKSTLASNPLPIAFADTGLKAFQEAAFTAAYVGQLQGKHGS, encoded by the coding sequence ATGATTGTTTGTGGAGTTGAGCTGACTGGCAGCGATGCGGTGGTGTGTTTGCTGAATATGGACAGGGGGCAGTTCAACCTGCCGGAGTGCAAGGTGCGCAAACTGTCACTGCCGAAAAACCATAGCCGTGAAGATCTGCAGCGGTTCCAGGCGGCCTTTGCGGCGTTAATGGCCGAATACGGGGTCGCACGTGTCGCGATCAAAGAGCGGATGCCAAAAGGCAAATTTGCCGGTGGTGCCATCAGCTTTAAAATGGAAGCGGCCATTCAACTGATTACCGGTACTGAGTTGGCGGTGACCCTGCTGCCCCCGGCGCTGATCAAGTCCACCCTGGCATCCAACCCGCTGCCCATTGCTTTTGCCGATACCGGTTTGAAGGCCTTTCAGGAAGCAGCCTTTACCGCCGCCTATGTAGGACAGCTGCAAGGGAAGCATGGATCCTGA
- a CDS encoding cold-shock protein → MSTITGNVKFFNEAKGFGFITREGGADVFVHYSSIQGSGFKTLAEGQEVEFSVTEGQKGPQAENVIGL, encoded by the coding sequence ATGTCTACAATTACCGGCAACGTTAAGTTCTTCAACGAAGCAAAAGGTTTCGGTTTTATCACTCGTGAAGGCGGCGCAGACGTCTTTGTTCACTACAGCTCTATTCAGGGTAGCGGTTTCAAAACTCTGGCCGAAGGCCAGGAAGTTGAGTTCTCCGTGACCGAAGGCCAGAAAGGCCCGCAGGCAGAGAACGTTATTGGCCTGTAA
- a CDS encoding DUF4268 domain-containing protein has product MRAAPFLIDSEANTQPLSRLTFNEGFSERWLQEQLFQNPASLPFGEINPGYSDVIPLCMEMNTSAGPIDIVYTTPQGKLVIVETKLWRNPEARRKVIGQILDYAKELQTWSYSDLQREVSRRTGEKGNIPYQLVQRAFPNTDESEFVDGISNSLAQGDFMLVIAGDGIRSDIEAMIQYLERTANMKFTLAMIETAVYQTAKKDLTFIQPRTLFKTKEIQRTVYVTDFADAPPVNQESDAATPNPLNTQYEEFWKRFLAELRLDDPEQPIANPVAKGNIAFPMPPGSGTAWITLYFYKASSEIGCFLRIRGSDNGEFLYDGLKDDAEAIRSEIPLPIEWDEKNRRIITSKRIEGPWPPVDSPEVTAYFAEAVNAFVNAFKPRLERLSEN; this is encoded by the coding sequence TTGCGAGCTGCCCCCTTTCTCATCGACTCAGAAGCAAATACCCAACCGCTGTCCCGGCTCACCTTCAACGAGGGCTTCTCCGAGAGGTGGTTACAGGAGCAACTATTTCAGAATCCAGCGAGCCTGCCATTCGGAGAGATAAACCCTGGATACAGTGATGTCATTCCTCTTTGCATGGAAATGAACACCAGTGCCGGCCCCATCGATATTGTTTACACAACACCGCAAGGCAAACTGGTCATTGTTGAAACCAAGCTGTGGCGAAACCCAGAAGCCCGTAGAAAGGTTATTGGCCAGATCCTCGATTACGCCAAAGAGCTACAAACCTGGAGCTATTCAGATCTTCAACGTGAGGTCTCGCGCAGAACAGGCGAGAAAGGAAATATTCCCTACCAATTGGTCCAACGTGCTTTCCCAAACACGGATGAAAGTGAATTCGTGGATGGTATAAGCAATTCATTAGCTCAGGGCGATTTCATGCTCGTTATCGCAGGTGACGGTATTCGCAGCGACATCGAGGCAATGATCCAGTATCTGGAACGAACCGCCAACATGAAATTTACATTGGCGATGATCGAGACAGCGGTCTATCAGACAGCCAAGAAGGACCTGACGTTCATACAGCCAAGAACGCTTTTCAAAACCAAAGAAATCCAGCGAACGGTATACGTAACCGACTTTGCAGATGCCCCGCCTGTAAATCAGGAATCAGATGCGGCTACGCCCAATCCTTTGAACACTCAATACGAAGAGTTCTGGAAGCGTTTTTTAGCAGAGTTAAGACTGGACGACCCGGAGCAACCAATAGCCAACCCTGTTGCGAAAGGCAATATCGCGTTCCCGATGCCACCGGGCTCGGGAACGGCCTGGATAACTCTGTACTTCTATAAAGCTTCATCCGAGATTGGGTGCTTTCTTCGTATTAGGGGTTCAGACAACGGTGAATTTCTTTATGACGGTCTGAAAGATGACGCTGAGGCTATTCGTTCCGAGATTCCACTACCGATAGAGTGGGATGAAAAGAATCGACGAATCATCACAAGCAAGCGTATTGAGGGCCCGTGGCCGCCGGTTGATTCCCCAGAAGTGACTGCTTATTTTGCGGAGGCAGTGAATGCCTTTGTGAATGCTTTCAAGCCACGGTTGGAGAGATTGTCTGAAAATTAA
- a CDS encoding PBPRA1643 family SWIM/SEC-C metal-binding motif protein, with product MSDKFFFKGRQDARQHHTAYGGFQTNASQKNGSRKYPLTLVVTSEARKQEVEAQVARAKLHANISVDTREDAVESINELTALLNKGGTVTTVKSPSRNDVCTCGSGIKFKKCCG from the coding sequence ATGTCAGATAAATTTTTCTTCAAGGGTCGGCAGGACGCACGCCAGCACCACACCGCTTACGGCGGCTTTCAGACCAACGCCAGCCAGAAGAATGGCAGCAGGAAGTATCCGCTAACGTTGGTGGTTACCAGTGAAGCGCGCAAGCAGGAGGTTGAGGCACAGGTGGCCAGGGCAAAACTGCACGCGAATATATCGGTTGATACCCGCGAGGACGCCGTTGAATCCATCAACGAGCTCACCGCTCTCCTGAATAAAGGTGGGACGGTCACCACGGTAAAATCGCCCTCCCGCAACGACGTCTGCACCTGCGGTAGTGGAATCAAATTCAAGAAGTGCTGTGGCTGA
- a CDS encoding HPP family protein yields the protein MLHKLRGAGTAPARPSPAQIFIGLIGGIAGIGAIAYLTQLAGVPLLMAPFGATCVLLFAAPGAPLAQPRNVIGGHLIATLVGLAVMNIAGSGPWQMAAGVGLAIALMQVCRAIHPPAGANPIVVLAAGIQDWGFVLTPVLAGSVILVLIALLINNTGQQKNWPTYWI from the coding sequence ATGTTGCACAAACTAAGAGGAGCAGGAACGGCTCCTGCCCGGCCTTCTCCAGCACAGATTTTTATCGGTTTGATTGGAGGTATCGCAGGGATAGGTGCGATAGCCTACCTGACACAACTCGCGGGCGTACCGCTATTGATGGCGCCCTTTGGTGCTACGTGTGTGTTGCTGTTTGCGGCGCCGGGCGCTCCGTTAGCACAGCCAAGAAACGTCATTGGTGGTCACCTCATCGCAACGCTAGTCGGGTTGGCGGTTATGAATATTGCTGGAAGTGGTCCCTGGCAGATGGCAGCAGGCGTAGGGCTTGCGATCGCGTTAATGCAGGTTTGTCGAGCCATTCACCCACCAGCAGGTGCAAACCCAATTGTTGTACTTGCAGCAGGAATTCAGGACTGGGGCTTCGTATTGACGCCGGTTCTCGCCGGATCCGTCATCCTCGTTCTAATCGCTTTGCTTATTAATAACACTGGCCAACAGAAAAATTGGCCGACTTACTGGATATAA
- a CDS encoding DUF1499 domain-containing protein, with amino-acid sequence MRFFALLTALLLTGCTSTRHVPSSGTDFALDGCTPFLNCVSSTSSVGLYHVKPIQLSAPLDQPTWDTVKAVATEMPGARLNDSRFGYLDMTFHSDLLRFPDYFEVLVSPDRRSLDVRSQSLVGFYDLGVNRRRVERFRHSLVEYGVASGNSQALKSAD; translated from the coding sequence ATGCGATTCTTTGCTCTGCTGACAGCACTCCTGCTAACAGGCTGCACTTCGACCCGCCATGTACCTTCCTCCGGTACTGACTTCGCCCTTGATGGCTGCACGCCCTTCCTGAACTGTGTGTCCAGCACCTCATCAGTGGGCCTCTACCACGTGAAACCCATTCAGCTGTCGGCGCCCCTGGATCAGCCGACATGGGATACCGTGAAAGCGGTAGCCACTGAAATGCCGGGCGCCAGACTCAATGACTCGCGCTTTGGCTATCTGGACATGACCTTTCATAGCGACCTGCTCCGCTTTCCCGACTACTTCGAGGTGCTGGTGAGCCCGGACCGACGCAGCCTGGATGTCCGATCCCAGTCGCTGGTCGGATTTTATGATCTGGGCGTTAACCGGCGACGCGTGGAGCGGTTCCGACACAGTCTGGTTGAGTATGGTGTTGCCAGTGGCAACAGCCAGGCTCTAAAAAGCGCTGACTGA
- a CDS encoding M14 family metallocarboxypeptidase: protein MNSASAAYPIGTPGTPWGDAERAEWLSRQTRQRSYESDVLSVVERLRSRFDVQEYGRLEYGPDVYPLMAIRSRDWRADRPVVLITGGVHGYETSGVHGALQFVEQYTLDYVGRVNLLVAPCVSPWAYERIHRWNANAIDPNRSFCDDGQAGESAALMQLVASIDEPILLHIDLHETTDTDETEFRPALAARDGKPFEPGDIPDGFYLVDDTESPHPEFQQALIKAVEKITHIAPADANGEILGSPAAARGVIQYPLAQLGLCTSMTNARYRTTTEVYPDSDRVTPEQCNAVQVAAVCAAIDYALSG, encoded by the coding sequence ATGAACTCCGCTTCAGCGGCCTATCCAATCGGTACGCCCGGCACTCCCTGGGGCGACGCGGAACGTGCTGAGTGGCTGTCACGGCAAACCCGTCAACGCAGTTACGAGTCCGACGTGTTGAGCGTGGTCGAGCGGCTGCGCTCGCGCTTCGACGTGCAAGAGTATGGCCGTCTGGAATATGGCCCGGACGTTTATCCGCTGATGGCAATCCGCAGCCGCGACTGGCGTGCCGATCGGCCGGTGGTGTTGATTACCGGCGGGGTACACGGCTATGAAACAAGCGGTGTTCATGGGGCGCTGCAGTTCGTTGAACAATATACACTGGATTATGTTGGTCGTGTAAACCTGCTGGTCGCGCCTTGCGTCAGCCCCTGGGCTTACGAACGCATCCATCGCTGGAACGCGAACGCGATTGATCCCAATCGCTCGTTTTGTGATGACGGCCAGGCCGGGGAGTCAGCGGCGCTCATGCAACTGGTGGCATCAATCGATGAGCCAATACTGCTGCACATCGACCTGCACGAGACCACCGATACCGACGAAACCGAGTTCCGCCCGGCGCTTGCGGCCCGTGATGGCAAACCGTTTGAGCCGGGGGACATTCCGGACGGCTTCTACCTGGTGGATGACACCGAGAGCCCGCACCCGGAATTCCAGCAGGCGTTGATCAAGGCGGTGGAAAAGATCACCCATATCGCGCCGGCGGATGCCAACGGCGAGATCCTCGGCTCACCGGCGGCCGCCCGGGGCGTTATTCAGTATCCGCTGGCGCAGCTTGGCCTTTGCACCAGCATGACCAACGCCCGCTACAGGACCACCACCGAGGTCTACCCGGACAGCGACCGGGTGACCCCGGAGCAATGCAACGCCGTGCAGGTTGCCGCGGTGTGTGCGGCGATCGACTATGCGCTGTCAGGATAG